The Pseudanabaena galeata CCNP1313 genome includes a region encoding these proteins:
- a CDS encoding chloride channel protein encodes MSLSRLLVTVLNRLQPSAETVMLVSAIAVGLISGTGVTLFRKLILFTQELYWHKIAVVISNHLPWAIICIPMLGALVVSLLRFKLDKLDQVKASASSRELGLSYSQVPLKTVAAALSLGSGASLGPEGPSVELGSNIGSLLGQMLQFSSERIRLLIGAGGAAGLAAGFNAPIAGVFFALEVLLRDSYRTNKSSPNSDVSVVVIASVISALVSQISLGERPAFSLPVYEVRSYWELPLYLGLGVLASVVALMFTRAIKQAKKFFAGEWAIAPFMQKLSMPIKLLIGGLCVGLIALTFPEVIGIGYETVESILQDTPFTIPLLAILLVVKLLLTAISSASGFVGGIFAPSIFLGAVLGSLYGQAIASFLPASIPIAASPAYALVGMAAVLAGTVRAPLTSVLLLFEMTRDYRIVLPLMAAVGLCAWVLDQIDSSKSADRMIMQWSGLPADIEVLEKIKIAEVMTLNPASVKYSMPLMQAAQFITSGYHHSALVLDEINHLQGILTTQDLKRLLSAPATDRPLEDMTVQNICTSEVICTFADESLAEALKRMATRDLRQMPVVDRHQPKRVIGMVDRMAITTAYNTALTKRAITARITATKSTVPIANNTYTAITNGASNGSSNIPSNSANDKSNDKEHNLSNLSNSLSNNLDSTLTNNLNRESDMHSSEAISS; translated from the coding sequence ATGTCGCTTTCCCGCCTATTGGTGACCGTTCTAAACCGTCTTCAGCCATCTGCGGAGACGGTTATGCTTGTTTCAGCGATCGCTGTGGGCTTGATCAGTGGTACTGGTGTAACCCTATTTCGCAAGCTGATCTTATTTACCCAAGAACTCTATTGGCACAAGATCGCCGTAGTTATCAGTAACCATTTGCCTTGGGCTATTATTTGTATCCCGATGCTTGGAGCGCTAGTTGTTAGCCTTTTACGTTTCAAATTAGATAAATTAGATCAAGTAAAAGCCAGTGCTTCTAGCCGAGAGTTAGGGCTTTCCTATTCGCAAGTTCCTCTGAAAACCGTGGCGGCGGCTCTTTCGCTGGGCTCAGGTGCTTCTCTTGGACCTGAGGGACCAAGCGTTGAGCTTGGTAGCAATATTGGCTCTTTGCTTGGTCAAATGCTGCAATTTTCTAGCGAACGCATTCGGCTACTAATAGGAGCAGGGGGAGCAGCAGGATTGGCGGCAGGATTTAATGCACCGATCGCAGGTGTATTTTTTGCCCTTGAAGTCTTGCTACGTGATTCCTATCGCACTAATAAATCTAGTCCTAACTCTGATGTAAGTGTTGTTGTAATTGCCTCCGTCATTTCGGCGTTAGTTTCTCAGATTAGTCTCGGCGAACGGCCAGCTTTTAGCTTGCCTGTCTACGAAGTACGCAGCTACTGGGAGTTGCCTCTATACCTTGGATTAGGGGTACTGGCTAGTGTCGTCGCCCTGATGTTTACTCGCGCAATTAAACAAGCAAAGAAATTTTTTGCGGGGGAATGGGCGATCGCCCCATTTATGCAAAAGCTATCGATGCCAATCAAATTATTGATTGGTGGACTATGTGTCGGTCTGATTGCCTTAACTTTTCCTGAAGTAATTGGGATTGGCTACGAAACGGTGGAATCGATCTTGCAAGATACACCGTTCACAATTCCACTATTAGCAATTTTGTTGGTAGTTAAACTTTTATTGACGGCAATTAGTTCTGCGAGTGGTTTTGTCGGTGGTATTTTTGCACCTTCGATTTTCTTGGGCGCAGTGTTAGGTAGTTTGTATGGTCAGGCGATCGCTAGTTTTTTACCTGCTTCAATCCCGATCGCTGCTTCTCCTGCCTATGCCCTCGTGGGGATGGCCGCAGTTTTGGCAGGGACTGTTCGCGCCCCCTTAACATCAGTATTGCTGCTATTTGAAATGACTCGCGACTATCGCATCGTTTTACCATTGATGGCAGCCGTAGGACTCTGTGCATGGGTACTTGACCAAATTGATTCATCAAAATCCGCAGATCGGATGATCATGCAATGGTCTGGGCTACCCGCTGATATCGAAGTCCTTGAAAAAATCAAGATTGCCGAAGTCATGACCCTCAATCCCGCCTCGGTCAAATATTCCATGCCCCTGATGCAAGCCGCCCAATTTATTACCAGTGGCTACCACCATAGCGCCTTAGTATTAGATGAGATTAACCATTTGCAGGGAATTCTAACCACTCAAGATCTAAAACGCTTGCTATCCGCGCCTGCAACTGATCGCCCCCTTGAGGACATGACGGTACAGAATATTTGCACCAGTGAAGTAATCTGTACCTTTGCCGATGAATCTCTGGCTGAAGCTCTAAAACGCATGGCAACTAGGGACTTACGGCAGATGCCTGTGGTCGATCGCCACCAACCTAAGCGGGTAATTGGGATGGTGGATCGGATGGCGATTACCACAGCCTATAATACAGCACTAACAAAACGAGCGATTACTGCTAGAATTACAGCGACTAAATCGACCGTACCTATTGCGAATAATACTTATACAGCTATAACTAACGGTGCTAGTAATGGTTCTAGTAATATTCCGAGCAATAGTGCTAATGACAAGAGCAACGATAAAGAACATAATTTAAGTAATTTAAGT
- a CDS encoding ribonuclease R family protein, translating into MEFSINQLLDNFSDDKLVTPKAIEKKLGIGDDNKSVRRLQVALDALEKIGILEKDKGRYRRIQEEGLVEGRLRCSSKGFCFAIQDIEGAEDIYVRESRLSNAWNGDRVLVRVTKDGVRRRSPEGEVRLILERSNPTLLSTVKFTDDSYRAVPLDDRLLFEVELIPDEETPDLSVANGKLVHLEMVRFSLGNHLPLGRILQILGDDAESTNDIDLVCCKHNLPRRFSAKALTAAASLPRGVRKADLKHRLDLRKTLTVRIGNAAAISIAEDDTGWELGVHIPDVATYVTAGSPLDLEAQKRLRSFFLGDTILPMLPEMNVFNQPEYLTMSVLIKLDHEGNMLSFEIQPSAVLVRANLSYQRAQQILDGKVAVDEDAPSQEIDTEVEELVHLIAKVGTLLQEKSNAIRLVLPQIPSQEADEGVRGLTVVPLTLQISGKVTEVMILANKAIASHLQSLSIPSIYLRQIPPDQGKVDDWTKLLESMGISAQLETPEQIQIADLHRILAQVNQLEQEAARDILKYLLMSMFKTNEYVLAPSLHFGLGLIDQPYVHGVFTQNHYGDLLIQRILHTVFEEGRDRRSIRIKDGVNLRSSSAHGQVNWSVLPPETERQLIEDLEAIVPKLNQADALYHRSISDLDGLRKAEFMRSHTGGNFYGIITSVQSYGFFVEIESLLVEGLVHVSSLKDDWYEFPLINGKGRARASTLLVGRRSGRQYCLGDRVEVQVKGVDYYRQQIDLVAVVNSEGDRDLSNSESGMRAESEEPLEFSEDDDVENLE; encoded by the coding sequence ATGGAATTCTCGATTAATCAACTGTTAGACAATTTCTCTGATGACAAGCTAGTTACGCCCAAAGCGATCGAAAAAAAACTTGGGATCGGTGATGACAACAAAAGTGTTCGTCGGCTCCAAGTTGCCCTTGATGCGCTGGAAAAAATCGGTATTCTTGAAAAAGACAAAGGACGATATCGCCGCATCCAAGAAGAAGGTCTGGTAGAAGGTCGTTTGCGTTGTTCAAGTAAAGGTTTTTGCTTTGCGATCCAAGATATTGAGGGTGCTGAAGACATCTATGTACGCGAAAGCCGTTTGAGCAATGCTTGGAATGGCGATCGCGTATTAGTGCGGGTAACTAAAGACGGCGTGCGGCGGCGATCGCCTGAGGGTGAAGTACGGTTGATCCTTGAGCGATCAAATCCAACATTACTTTCGACCGTGAAATTTACGGATGATAGTTATCGAGCCGTACCGCTAGATGATCGCCTATTGTTTGAAGTAGAGCTAATACCAGACGAGGAAACTCCCGATCTCAGTGTGGCGAATGGCAAACTCGTACATTTAGAAATGGTGAGATTTTCCTTGGGTAATCACTTACCTTTAGGACGCATTTTGCAGATTTTGGGCGATGATGCCGAATCGACTAATGACATTGATCTGGTATGTTGCAAACATAATTTGCCCAGAAGATTTAGTGCCAAGGCTTTGACAGCCGCTGCAAGTTTACCTAGGGGTGTACGAAAAGCCGATCTCAAACATCGTCTTGATTTACGTAAAACTTTAACTGTCAGAATTGGCAATGCGGCAGCAATTTCGATCGCTGAGGACGATACTGGTTGGGAATTGGGTGTACATATTCCTGATGTTGCGACCTATGTAACGGCGGGCTCACCTTTGGATTTGGAAGCTCAGAAGCGTTTACGGTCATTTTTCTTGGGTGACACCATTTTGCCAATGTTGCCTGAGATGAATGTATTTAATCAGCCCGAATATCTCACAATGTCAGTGTTGATTAAACTGGATCACGAAGGAAACATGCTTTCTTTCGAGATTCAGCCTTCAGCAGTATTAGTTCGGGCTAACTTGAGCTATCAGAGAGCGCAACAAATTCTTGATGGGAAAGTAGCTGTTGATGAGGATGCACCTAGTCAAGAAATTGATACAGAAGTAGAAGAGTTAGTTCATCTAATTGCCAAGGTAGGAACTTTACTACAAGAGAAATCTAACGCGATCAGATTGGTATTACCACAGATTCCTTCTCAAGAGGCGGATGAGGGAGTACGAGGTTTGACAGTAGTTCCCTTAACTTTGCAGATCTCTGGCAAGGTTACAGAAGTAATGATCTTGGCAAATAAAGCGATCGCTTCCCATCTCCAGTCTTTATCAATTCCCTCTATCTATTTGCGTCAAATCCCTCCCGATCAAGGCAAGGTTGATGACTGGACAAAGCTATTAGAGAGCATGGGTATTTCGGCGCAATTAGAAACGCCTGAACAGATTCAAATAGCTGATTTGCATCGTATTTTGGCACAGGTAAATCAGCTTGAACAGGAAGCAGCTCGTGATATTCTCAAATATCTACTAATGTCCATGTTTAAGACTAATGAGTATGTACTTGCACCATCACTCCACTTTGGATTAGGGTTAATCGATCAGCCCTATGTGCATGGCGTGTTTACACAAAATCATTATGGTGATCTACTAATCCAACGCATTTTACATACTGTATTTGAAGAAGGACGTGATCGCCGCAGCATTAGGATTAAGGACGGTGTTAATCTTCGTAGTTCTAGCGCTCATGGTCAGGTAAATTGGAGTGTTTTACCACCTGAAACAGAGCGGCAGTTAATTGAGGATTTGGAAGCCATTGTGCCAAAGCTCAATCAAGCCGATGCTTTGTATCACCGTTCAATTTCTGATCTGGATGGATTGCGTAAAGCGGAATTTATGCGATCGCACACAGGCGGGAATTTCTATGGCATCATCACCAGCGTTCAGTCCTATGGGTTCTTTGTAGAGATTGAGTCTCTCTTGGTTGAAGGCTTAGTTCATGTCAGTTCTCTTAAGGATGACTGGTACGAGTTCCCCTTGATTAATGGTAAAGGTAGGGCGAGAGCTTCAACTTTACTCGTTGGTCGTCGTAGTGGTCGTCAATATTGTTTAGGCGATCGCGTAGAAGTACAGGTCAAAGGGGTAGATTATTATCGCCAACAAATCGACTTAGTTGCCGTAGTGAATTCTGAGGGCGATCGAGACTTGTCTAATTCCGAATCAGGAATGAGGGCAGAATCAGAGGAACCTTTAGAGTTTTCTGAAGATGACGATGTAGAGAATCTAGAATGA